A region of Mycoplasmopsis bovirhinis DNA encodes the following proteins:
- a CDS encoding IS3 family transposase — protein MKDNHKAKELKIKHKEIIFQSFVENKDRYGRRKLAKYIFQEYYIDINPRTLGNYMKKLKLKHLLDKNVKQKSLKIHVLKCLI, from the coding sequence TTGAAAGACAATCATAAAGCTAAAGAGTTAAAGATTAAACATAAAGAAATAATTTTTCAAAGTTTTGTTGAAAATAAAGATAGGTATGGACGTAGAAAACTTGCTAAATATATTTTCCAAGAATACTATATTGACATAAATCCTAGAACCCTAGGAAATTATATGAAAAAGCTTAAATTGAAACATTTGTTAGACAAAAACGTAAAACAAAAGAGTCTAAAAATACATGTGTTAAAGTGCCTGATTTAG
- a CDS encoding IS3 family transposase — protein sequence MPDLVKRDYNSCNDNIYATVVTYIQAPKDIKQNHIYLSAIIDHKTKFVTYELSQKIKEFINWYNYKRIR from the coding sequence GTGCCTGATTTAGTAAAAAGAGATTATAATTCATGCAACGATAATATATATGCAACAGTCGTAACCTACATACAAGCACCAAAAGATATTAAACAGAATCACATTTATTTATCAGCAATTATTGACCACAAAACTAAGTTTGTGACCTATGAATTATCACAAAAAATTAAAGAATTTATAAACTGATATAACTATAAAAGAATAAGATAA